A part of Saimiri boliviensis isolate mSaiBol1 chromosome 11, mSaiBol1.pri, whole genome shotgun sequence genomic DNA contains:
- the LOC101043899 gene encoding splicing factor 3A subunit 2 has translation MDFQHRPGGKTGSGGVASSSESNRDRRERLRQLALETIDINKDPYFMKNHLGSYECKLCLTLHNNEGSYLAHTQGKKHQTNLARRAAKEAKEAPAQPAPEKVKVEVKKFVKIGRPGYKVTKQRDSEMGQQSLLFQIDYPEIAEGIMPRHRFMSAYEQRIEPPDRRWQYLLMAAEPYETIAFKVPSREIDKAEGKFWTHWNRETKQFFLQFHFKMEKPPAPPSLPAGPPGVKRPPPPLMNGLPPRPPLPESLPPPPPGGLPLPPMPPTGPAPSGPPGPPQLPPPAPGVHPPAPVVHPPTSGVHPPAPGVHPPAPGVHPPAPVVHPPTSGVHPPAPGVHPPAPGVHPPAPGVHPPAPGVHPPAPGVHPPQSAGVHPQAPGVHPAAPAVHPQAPGVHPPAPGMHPQAPGVHPQPPGVHPSAPGVHPQPPGVHPSNPGVHPPTPMPPMLRPPLPSEGPGNIPPPPPTN, from the coding sequence ATGGACTTCCAGCATCGCCCTGGGGGCAAGACCGGGAGCGGGGGCGTGGCCTCCTCCTCCGAGAGCAACCGTGACCGCAGGGAACGCCTCCGGCAGCTGGCCCTGGAGACCATCGACATCAACAAGGACCCATATTTCATGAAAAACCACTTGGGCTCCTATGAATGCAAGCTCTGCCTGACACTTCACAACAACGAGGGGAGCTACCTGGCACATACCCAGGGGAAGAAGCACCAGACCAACCTGGCTCGGCGAGCGGCCAAGGAAGCCAAGGAGGCCCCCGCACAGCCCGCGCCCGAGAAGGTCAAGGTGGAGGTGAAGAAGTTTGTGAAGATCGGCCGTCCGGGCTACAAAGTGACCAAGCAGAGGGACTCGGAGATGGGCCAGCAGAGCCTCCTCTTCCAGATCGACTACCCTGAGATCGCTGAGGGCATCATGCCGCGCCACCGCTTCATGTCTGCCTACGAGCAGCGGATCGAGCCCCCGGACCGGCGCTGGCAGTACCTGCTGATGGCCGCCGAGCCCTACGAGACCATCGCCTTCAAGGTGCCAAGCAGAGAGATCGATAAGGCAGAGGGCAAGTTCTGGACCCACTGGAACCGGGAGACCAAGCAGTTCTTTCTCCAGTTccactttaaaatggagaagcCCCCGGCTCCACCCAGCCTCCCTGCTGGACCCCCTGGGGTGAAGCGGCCTCCACCCCCGCTGATGAATGGTCTGCCCCCTCGGCCACCGCTGCCTGAGTCTTTGCCACCACCCCCACCAGGAGGCCTGCCCCTGCCACCCATGCCCCCCACGGGGCCTGCGCCCTCAGGGCCCCCAGGACCACCCCAGCTACCCCCGCCAGCTCCAGGGGTCCACCCCCCGGCCCCAGTGGTGCACCCCCCCACATCTGGGGTCCATCCTCCAGCTCCTGGGGTCCACCCCCCAGCTCCTGGCGTCCATCCCCCAGCCCCTGTGGTCCACCCACCAACCTCTGGGGTccaccccccagcccctggaGTCCACCCTCCAGCCCCTGGGGTTCACCCACCAGCACCTGGGGTTCACCCACCAGCCCCTGGAGTCCACCCACCAGCCCCGGGGGTCCACCCTCCCCAATCAGCAGGAGTTCACCCCCAGGCCCCAGGGGTGCACCCAGCAGCCCCGGCTGTTCACCCTCAGGCCCCAGGGGTGCACCCACCAGCCCCAGGGATGCACCCTCAGGCCCCAGGGGTCCACCCCCAACCTCCCGGAGTCCATCCGTCAGCTCCTGGggtccaccctcagcctcctggagttcACCCCTCAAATCCTGGGGTACACCCCCCAACTCCCATGCCCCCAATGCTGAGGCCCCCACTCCCCTCCGAAGGCCCAGGGAACatacctccccctcccccaaccaaCTGA